A window from Leptothermofonsia sichuanensis E412 encodes these proteins:
- a CDS encoding TolC family protein translates to MRSSLRLLLVGVGTWVALGNVAAGTAKPVSNQSQNSDQTKPATAFQANSSPQRWLQSIPNAGNQLRQNISFNVPELGFVDRLTASDPKPPAMGESLSVAGDAQSSQQPAQIRSISASPRSVAVTQPSPAQAVQAPNQPQASARVPASGAAPAIKTAQTNVSPLLQPAQPTQTSPLPSIYDPVVEPVAKPIGPAKPGAAPEYLNPDPNPLSFPTQAEEVRLRGIQPISLQQALDLAERNSPTYQTARLQLERSRAALREAEASLYPTLSVQAGVSRSESPGARLTRRETEQAQPGLNLQGSANRGFSSSATLNYDIFTSGRRTAQIRAAAQQVRTSQLEAEVVREQLRLDVTNAYYDLQQADSSVGIGRAAVRNAQISLRDAQALERAGIGTRFDVLQAQVQLANSQQQLRNAQSQQQINRRQLAQLLNISPAIDLAAADPVEAAGEWNLSLENTIIAALKNRAELEQQLAQRELAEQQKRIALSALGPTLSVSAQYQLLDQFTDTLGVAGGYTVQAGLSWQLFDGGAVRARAAQQEANIAIAETNFSNVRNQIRFQVEQAYSSLLANRENITTARLAVEQATEALRLARLRFQAGVGTQTDVINSVTDLTNAQGSLINAILGYNRSLATLRRAVTNLPIPTGEQTPAPVPAPASPALNQGVSEPGQPGGIPSSGTVPAPGTTPLPGGTPEP, encoded by the coding sequence ATGCGATCTTCTCTTCGTTTACTTCTTGTTGGTGTGGGGACGTGGGTTGCCCTCGGCAATGTGGCAGCAGGTACTGCTAAACCCGTATCTAACCAGTCCCAGAATTCAGACCAGACGAAGCCAGCAACGGCGTTTCAGGCAAACTCCTCGCCTCAACGTTGGCTGCAATCCATCCCCAATGCTGGAAATCAGCTACGCCAGAATATATCCTTTAATGTCCCTGAACTTGGTTTTGTTGATCGCCTGACAGCCTCAGATCCAAAGCCTCCAGCTATGGGCGAATCGCTATCTGTGGCCGGTGACGCTCAATCTTCCCAACAGCCCGCCCAGATCAGGAGCATCTCTGCTTCACCTCGATCCGTTGCCGTGACCCAACCCTCTCCAGCTCAGGCGGTACAGGCTCCAAACCAGCCACAGGCCAGTGCCAGGGTTCCCGCGTCGGGGGCTGCTCCTGCCATCAAGACAGCCCAGACCAATGTTTCCCCCTTGCTTCAACCGGCTCAACCCACCCAGACATCCCCATTACCCTCAATTTATGATCCGGTCGTAGAACCCGTTGCCAAACCCATCGGTCCGGCAAAGCCAGGAGCCGCACCGGAGTATCTCAATCCCGATCCCAACCCACTTTCATTTCCGACCCAGGCTGAGGAAGTCCGGTTGCGGGGGATTCAGCCGATTTCGCTGCAACAGGCTCTGGATCTGGCAGAGCGAAATAGCCCCACCTATCAGACTGCCAGGCTACAACTTGAACGCAGTCGCGCGGCATTGCGAGAGGCGGAGGCCAGCCTTTATCCTACGCTGAGTGTTCAGGCAGGCGTCTCCCGGTCTGAATCTCCCGGTGCACGGTTAACCAGACGGGAAACTGAACAAGCTCAACCTGGTTTAAACTTGCAGGGATCGGCTAACCGGGGGTTTAGTAGTTCTGCCACGCTAAATTACGACATTTTCACCTCTGGCAGGCGGACGGCACAAATTCGAGCGGCTGCTCAGCAGGTTCGCACCAGCCAGCTAGAGGCTGAGGTAGTACGGGAGCAGCTACGGCTGGATGTGACCAATGCCTACTACGATTTGCAGCAGGCAGATTCTTCGGTCGGGATTGGCAGGGCGGCAGTCCGGAATGCCCAGATTAGTTTGCGAGATGCCCAGGCACTGGAACGGGCAGGGATTGGGACGCGGTTTGATGTCCTGCAAGCCCAGGTGCAACTGGCGAATTCGCAGCAGCAGCTCAGAAATGCCCAGTCTCAACAGCAGATCAACCGGCGACAACTGGCTCAACTGCTCAATATTTCACCTGCGATTGATCTGGCCGCCGCAGACCCGGTTGAGGCGGCTGGGGAATGGAATTTGTCTCTGGAAAACACCATTATTGCGGCACTCAAAAATCGGGCAGAACTGGAGCAGCAGCTTGCCCAACGGGAGTTAGCAGAACAACAGAAACGGATTGCCCTGTCGGCTTTAGGACCAACACTGAGTGTTTCTGCCCAGTACCAGCTTCTGGACCAGTTTACGGATACATTGGGTGTTGCGGGTGGCTATACGGTACAGGCTGGACTGAGCTGGCAACTATTTGACGGAGGAGCCGTCAGAGCCAGGGCCGCTCAGCAGGAGGCAAACATTGCGATCGCCGAAACTAACTTTTCCAATGTCCGTAATCAAATTCGCTTCCAGGTTGAACAGGCTTACTCCAGTCTACTGGCAAACCGGGAGAACATTACCACCGCAAGATTAGCCGTCGAGCAGGCAACGGAGGCTTTAAGGCTGGCGCGGCTTCGATTTCAGGCAGGAGTTGGGACCCAGACTGATGTCATCAATTCAGTTACCGACTTAACCAATGCTCAAGGAAGTTTGATCAACGCTATCCTGGGATATAACCGATCGCTGGCGACGCTCCGGCGGGCAGTAACTAATCTGCCCATTCCTACCGGCGAGCAAACGCCTGCCCCAGTTCCTGCTCCTGCTTCCCCGGCACTGAACCAGGGCGTTTCTGAGCCAGGGCAGCCCGGTGGAATCCCAAGTTCGGGCACCGTCCCTGCCCCCGGTACAACCCCTCTACCTGGTGGAACTCCAGAACCGTAA
- a CDS encoding M23 family metallopeptidase has translation MTNTRPPDSPLRLLQKSLLCRGVSFFSITAIILSMGAARSQEASEAALDNPGEPVPTWVEPTVEAAPPLREQVPAVSPIDSSSDFSSSPLNTGESYIDSTTYSVGATERSHEQPRVVRLPEVPAATQVGPLTVNSYGLAFGTTPPKARDYYYRSLRPPGRLGNGNIRLIFPLSIPAPITSLFGWRLHPITGEQRFHSGTDLAAPIGTPVLAAYAGQVALADFLGGYGLTVLLEHNKSTQQTLYAHLSEIFVKPGEWVSQGSVIGRVGDTGMSTGPHLHFEFHQQTPEGWVAQDAGEQLEYALAQLMKTMGVARLPAAPAPTETLQLDLSTTLDVNLQKPS, from the coding sequence ATGACGAACACCAGACCCCCCGATTCTCCCCTGAGATTGCTTCAGAAGTCGCTCCTGTGCCGGGGGGTGAGCTTTTTCAGCATCACGGCGATAATTCTCAGTATGGGAGCGGCGCGATCGCAAGAAGCCTCTGAAGCAGCCCTGGACAACCCTGGAGAGCCTGTTCCGACCTGGGTGGAACCCACGGTTGAGGCTGCCCCTCCCCTGCGGGAGCAGGTGCCAGCTGTTAGCCCCATCGATTCCAGTTCTGATTTCTCCTCCTCCCCTCTAAATACGGGCGAGAGCTATATTGACTCCACTACCTATAGCGTTGGAGCCACCGAGCGCAGCCATGAGCAGCCGCGAGTCGTCAGGTTACCTGAAGTACCTGCCGCTACTCAGGTGGGTCCATTGACGGTGAATAGTTATGGTCTGGCGTTTGGAACCACCCCCCCTAAAGCAAGGGATTACTACTACCGCAGCCTGCGCCCACCCGGTCGGTTAGGAAATGGCAACATCCGGCTCATCTTCCCCCTGTCCATTCCTGCCCCCATCACCTCGCTGTTTGGCTGGAGACTGCATCCAATTACGGGTGAGCAGCGGTTCCACTCAGGAACTGACCTTGCTGCCCCCATTGGGACACCCGTTCTGGCTGCCTATGCGGGTCAGGTAGCCCTTGCCGATTTCCTCGGTGGGTATGGACTGACCGTTTTGCTGGAGCATAACAAGAGCACTCAACAGACCCTTTACGCCCACCTGTCCGAGATTTTTGTGAAACCGGGTGAGTGGGTCAGTCAGGGAAGTGTCATTGGCCGGGTGGGCGACACAGGCATGTCTACCGGCCCCCACCTGCACTTTGAGTTTCATCAACAAACCCCGGAAGGCTGGGTTGCCCAGGACGCTGGCGAACAGTTGGAATATGCCCTGGCACAATTGATGAAGACGATGGGGGTTGCCCGGTTGCCCGCTGCCCCTGCCCCAACTGAAACCCTTCAGCTTGATCTATCCACTACACTGGATGTGAATTTGCAGAAGCCCTCCTGA
- the trpS gene encoding tryptophan--tRNA ligase, with translation MAKQRVLSGVQPTGNLHLGNYLGAIRNWVEGQHQYDNFFCVVDLHAITVPHNPATLAADTYAIAALYLACGIDLNYSTIFIQSHVPAHAELTWLLNCITPLNWLTDMIQFKEKAVKQGENVGTGLLDYPVLMASDILLYDADKVPVGEDQKQHIELTRDLVNRLNHQFGKPDQPVLKSPEPLIRTEGARVMSLTDGTRKMSKSDPSDMSRINLLDSPEVIRNKIKRCKTDPVRGLVFGDPERPECNNLLTLYMLLSGKPRDEVAAECQDMGWGQFKPLLTEAAIAHLKPIQDRYHEIINEKGYLESILRQGKEKAATIANQTLQRVKIAYGFSLPTP, from the coding sequence ATGGCTAAGCAGCGAGTTCTTTCTGGGGTTCAACCAACGGGCAATCTCCATCTGGGTAACTATCTGGGTGCAATTCGTAACTGGGTAGAAGGGCAGCACCAGTATGACAACTTCTTCTGTGTTGTAGATCTGCACGCTATCACAGTTCCCCACAATCCTGCCACCCTGGCAGCCGATACCTATGCGATCGCGGCTCTTTACCTGGCTTGCGGAATTGACCTGAACTACTCCACCATCTTTATTCAGTCTCACGTCCCGGCTCATGCTGAACTGACCTGGCTGCTCAACTGCATCACACCGCTCAACTGGTTGACTGACATGATTCAGTTCAAGGAAAAAGCCGTCAAACAGGGTGAAAATGTTGGCACCGGGCTGCTGGATTATCCTGTGTTGATGGCATCGGATATTCTGCTCTACGACGCCGACAAAGTGCCCGTTGGGGAAGACCAGAAGCAACATATTGAACTCACCCGTGATCTGGTCAATCGGTTGAATCACCAGTTTGGCAAACCAGATCAGCCTGTGTTGAAGTCGCCGGAGCCATTGATCCGAACCGAGGGTGCCCGTGTCATGAGCCTGACGGATGGAACCAGAAAGATGTCCAAATCCGATCCGTCGGATATGAGTCGGATTAACCTGCTGGATTCACCAGAGGTCATCCGCAACAAGATCAAACGGTGTAAGACGGATCCAGTCAGGGGGCTGGTATTTGGGGACCCGGAGCGCCCGGAGTGTAATAATTTGCTGACACTCTACATGCTGCTCTCAGGTAAACCCAGGGATGAAGTGGCGGCTGAATGTCAGGATATGGGTTGGGGGCAGTTTAAGCCACTGCTCACGGAAGCAGCGATCGCCCACCTGAAACCGATTCAGGATCGATACCACGAAATTATTAACGAGAAGGGTTATCTGGAATCCATTCTGCGACAGGGGAAAGAAAAGGCCGCCACTATTGCGAATCAGACGCTTCAAAGAGTGAAAATTGCCTATGGCTTCTCTCTACCCACCCCGTAA
- a CDS encoding DUF4168 domain-containing protein yields the protein MLSHAFNTCRKAFTLLLIVLFLWLVPNLNATGLAQESSTSTNGTNLVLEQGVINRSGLDPNNIPSEKVSQFVHACLQVVALIERREGELQGAETESESLRIEQEIEAEALAIIEKAGLTHQEYLQLLGLANTDPEFGERIAIQLQEATSAD from the coding sequence ATGCTGTCACACGCTTTTAATACCTGCCGAAAGGCATTCACCCTCCTGTTGATAGTCCTTTTCCTGTGGTTGGTGCCCAACCTGAATGCAACGGGTCTGGCGCAGGAGTCATCAACTTCCACCAATGGTACCAATCTTGTACTGGAGCAGGGGGTGATTAATCGTTCAGGGCTTGATCCCAACAATATTCCTTCAGAGAAAGTAAGCCAGTTTGTGCACGCCTGTTTACAGGTGGTTGCTCTGATTGAACGCCGCGAAGGAGAACTCCAGGGAGCCGAAACTGAGTCAGAATCCCTGCGGATTGAGCAAGAAATTGAAGCAGAAGCCCTGGCAATCATTGAAAAGGCTGGCTTGACGCACCAGGAATATTTACAACTTCTGGGTCTGGCAAATACGGATCCAGAATTTGGGGAGCGCATCGCAATCCAGCTTCAGGAGGCAACCAGCGCAGACTAA